From Permianibacter aggregans, a single genomic window includes:
- a CDS encoding ExbD/TolR family protein, whose translation MAFGSGEFDGPDEIMSEINMTPLVDVMLVLLIIFILAVPVLTRMLPVDLPETDGAEQAAEPDANQLGIATDGALMWNEQPLRDDELATLATQKPQPELQIQADKQVPFEKVAQVLATAQAAKLEKLSFLTEPPLEQAGSVLLQKNSV comes from the coding sequence ATGGCGTTTGGAAGCGGCGAATTCGATGGCCCGGATGAGATCATGAGCGAAATCAACATGACGCCGCTGGTCGACGTTATGTTGGTGCTGCTGATTATTTTCATTCTGGCCGTACCGGTGCTAACCCGTATGCTGCCAGTCGACCTGCCAGAAACCGATGGCGCCGAACAAGCCGCCGAACCGGATGCCAATCAACTTGGCATCGCCACCGACGGAGCGCTGATGTGGAACGAGCAGCCACTGCGCGATGACGAGCTGGCGACACTGGCCACGCAAAAACCGCAGCCAGAGCTGCAAATCCAGGCCGACAAACAGGTGCCGTTTGAAAAAGTGGCGCAAGTGTTGGCCACCGCGCAGGCCGCCAAGCTGGAAAAACTGAGCTTTTTGACCGAGCCGCCCCTAGAACAAGCCGGCTCTGTTCTGCTTCAGAAAAATAGTGTCTAG
- a CDS encoding GNAT family N-acetyltransferase yields MQIRLDDLSGPEVAAFLEEHIQDMRSVSPPESRHALDLEALKAPSIRFWTMWQDDLLIGCGALKTLSHDHVELKSMRIRASHRGLGFATELLHFLLDQARWQGAERISLETGSMPFFASARALYRRHGFIDCAPFGAYKPDPNSVFMTRLVAKAQRTA; encoded by the coding sequence ATGCAAATTCGTCTAGATGATTTATCCGGCCCGGAAGTCGCGGCGTTTCTCGAAGAACATATTCAGGACATGCGCTCTGTGTCGCCACCGGAAAGCAGACACGCGCTTGATTTGGAAGCCTTGAAGGCACCGTCGATTCGATTTTGGACGATGTGGCAGGATGACTTGCTAATTGGTTGCGGCGCGCTGAAAACCTTGAGCCATGATCACGTTGAATTGAAATCGATGCGCATACGCGCCAGTCATCGCGGTTTGGGGTTTGCCACCGAGTTGCTGCATTTCCTGTTGGATCAGGCGCGTTGGCAAGGGGCTGAGCGCATCAGCCTGGAAACCGGCTCAATGCCGTTTTTCGCTTCAGCACGAGCCCTGTATCGGCGCCACGGCTTTATCGATTGCGCACCATTTGGTGCATACAAGCCCGACCCGAACAGCGTGTTCATGACCCGCTTGGTCGCCAAAGCACAAAGAACGGCTTGA
- a CDS encoding energy transducer TonB, which yields MRLAIVSFVVVFGLHSLALAVVLRPVEPELIPPKPLPVRIAMVTPNVPEPIVTPPPPQPKPEPPKPEPKPEPVKKPAPKPIKQPEPVATTEPVIASAPVTPSPVVADAPPVVAPVISEPRFDAGYLNNPAPEYPSLSRKRGEQGTVLLRVHVLPDGLPDQIELAESSGFSRLDKAAMRTVNQWRFVPAQQGSETVAAWVLVPVTFELQSES from the coding sequence ATGCGCCTGGCGATCGTCAGTTTCGTTGTGGTGTTCGGCCTGCATTCGCTGGCACTCGCTGTCGTGCTGCGCCCGGTTGAGCCGGAGCTGATCCCGCCGAAACCGCTGCCGGTGCGCATAGCGATGGTGACACCGAATGTGCCGGAGCCGATTGTCACGCCGCCACCGCCGCAGCCAAAACCCGAACCGCCGAAGCCGGAACCCAAGCCCGAGCCGGTTAAAAAGCCAGCGCCCAAACCGATCAAACAGCCCGAACCGGTCGCGACGACAGAACCCGTTATCGCCAGTGCGCCGGTTACGCCCAGCCCTGTGGTAGCTGACGCGCCTCCGGTAGTGGCTCCTGTGATTAGCGAGCCGCGCTTTGACGCCGGCTATTTGAATAACCCAGCGCCAGAATACCCGTCGTTATCGCGCAAACGCGGCGAACAGGGCACGGTGCTACTGCGCGTGCATGTGCTGCCGGATGGTCTTCCGGACCAAATCGAATTGGCCGAATCCAGCGGCTTCTCGCGGCTCGATAAAGCCGCGATGCGCACCGTCAACCAATGGCGTTTTGTGCCGGCCCAGCAAGGCAGCGAAACCGTTGCCGCCTGGGTGCTGGTTCCCGTTACTTTTGAACTGCAATCGGAAAGCTGA
- a CDS encoding MotA/TolQ/ExbB proton channel family protein — MSVNSPYGIASLWAQGDWVIKTIAILLLIMSVLSWTVMAVKAVQLMRQRRRARMVSEQFWHAQSFDQALSALGDARRNPFRQLAEEARSAVEHHAQHRGDLHAQLNISDWLTSCLRRAIENATAQLQAGLAVLATIGSTAPFIGLFGTVWGIYHALIAIGVSGQASIDKVAGPVGEAVVMTAFGLFVAIPAVMGYNALTRANKALVMGLSSFAHDLHAYFITGSRLRSRDSAPRLAVGAH; from the coding sequence ATGAGTGTGAATTCCCCTTACGGCATCGCCTCGCTCTGGGCTCAGGGCGACTGGGTGATCAAAACCATCGCGATACTGCTGTTGATCATGTCGGTGCTGAGCTGGACGGTGATGGCCGTCAAGGCGGTGCAGTTGATGCGCCAGCGGCGCCGGGCCCGGATGGTCAGCGAGCAGTTCTGGCATGCCCAGAGCTTTGATCAAGCGTTGTCTGCACTTGGTGATGCCCGTCGTAACCCGTTTCGTCAATTGGCGGAAGAAGCACGCAGCGCCGTCGAGCACCACGCTCAGCATCGCGGCGACCTGCACGCACAGCTGAATATTTCCGACTGGTTAACGAGCTGCCTGCGCCGGGCCATCGAGAATGCCACGGCGCAATTGCAGGCTGGTTTGGCCGTGCTGGCCACCATTGGCTCGACCGCGCCGTTCATTGGTTTGTTCGGCACGGTCTGGGGCATTTACCACGCGCTGATCGCGATTGGCGTATCCGGCCAAGCGAGCATCGACAAAGTGGCAGGCCCGGTCGGCGAAGCGGTGGTGATGACCGCGTTTGGTCTGTTCGTCGCGATACCAGCGGTCATGGGTTACAACGCGCTGACCCGCGCCAATAAAGCATTGGTGATGGGCCTGTCGTCATTCGCCCATGATCTGCACGCCTACTTCATCACCGGTTCGCGTCTACGCAGCCGCGACTCGGCACCACGGCTTGCCGTGGGGGCTCATTAA